A single region of the Persephonella hydrogeniphila genome encodes:
- a CDS encoding FkbM family methyltransferase has protein sequence MKNFLKPFFRGTFSGIQIFRELVYFLNKESLNNRYLIVKLRNCDCYLLVDTSDSWGTDVLRFGVVETPEDKFVKKIIKNGNTVLDIGAHWGGFSTCFGNLVGEKGKVYSFEASRRNFSFLRKNIKINRLEGIVESFNFAVGEKEGYVELTISEESSGHNSIVRKNINSRKKETVKQIYIDKFIEENNINRVDFIKIDVEGYELNVLMGMETLLKRSKDLWLFIEFSPMFMRKEDALKLYELLQKNFKKTFIAHQKKVYEVPWEEALKISMEKGQRNLFLYK, from the coding sequence ATGAAAAATTTTTTGAAACCTTTTTTTAGGGGAACTTTTTCAGGTATACAGATATTCAGGGAGTTGGTATATTTCTTAAACAAAGAAAGTCTGAATAATAGATATCTCATTGTTAAGCTTAGAAATTGTGACTGTTATCTTCTCGTAGATACTTCTGACAGTTGGGGAACAGATGTCCTAAGATTTGGAGTTGTAGAAACACCTGAAGACAAATTTGTAAAAAAAATAATCAAAAACGGAAACACAGTTCTTGATATAGGTGCTCATTGGGGAGGATTCAGTACATGCTTTGGAAATCTTGTTGGAGAAAAAGGTAAAGTTTATTCTTTCGAAGCCTCCCGCAGAAACTTTTCATTTTTAAGAAAAAATATAAAAATCAACAGATTAGAAGGAATTGTAGAATCTTTTAATTTTGCTGTTGGCGAAAAAGAAGGGTATGTAGAACTGACAATATCAGAAGAATCAAGTGGTCACAACTCAATAGTAAGGAAAAATATAAATTCGAGAAAAAAAGAAACTGTTAAACAAATCTATATAGATAAATTCATTGAAGAAAATAATATAAACAGAGTTGATTTTATTAAAATTGATGTTGAAGGATATGAATTGAATGTTTTAATGGGAATGGAAACTTTATTAAAAAGATCAAAAGACTTATGGCTTTTTATTGAGTTTTCACCTATGTTTATGAGGAAAGAAGATGCACTAAAGTTATATGAGTTACTACAAAAAAATTTCAAAAAAACATTTATAGCCCATCAGAAAAAAGTTTATGAAGTTCCATGGGAAGAGGCATTAAAAATCTCTATGGAAAAGGGGCAGAGGAATCTGTTCCTTTATAAATAA
- the gatB gene encoding Asp-tRNA(Asn)/Glu-tRNA(Gln) amidotransferase subunit GatB, with translation MRMGDFEPVIGLEVHVQMSTQTKCFCSCKVEFGAEPNTNVCPVCLALPGSLPVLNRKALEYAIKASLALNCKVHELSVFARKNYFYPDLPKGYQISQYDKPLATDGYIDIKVDGKVERIRIHRLHMEEDAGKTIHSGKYSYVDLNRAGTPLMEIVSEPDIRSAVGARLYLEKLRNIMRYIGVSDADMEKGQLRCDVNISLRPKGEEKFGTKVEIKNINSFRFVQKAIEYEIERQAKLLKKGEKIVQETRLFDEKTGKTFTMRTKEEAHDYRYFPDPDLIPVRITSAYIEEIKNSLPELPDQKEKRYVEQLKLTEYDAEVLVADKDRAVFFEKAIEIYNKNPKSIANWIINELLGKLNEEGINITDSPVKPEHIAQIVELIDSGAISSKIAKEVFEEVFKTGKEPKQIVEEKGLKQVSDEGEIRKIVEEILVQHPAEVEKYKAGNTKLMGFFVGQVMKATKGKANPKVVNKILSQLLNG, from the coding sequence ATAAGAATGGGAGATTTTGAACCGGTAATAGGTCTTGAAGTTCACGTCCAGATGTCTACACAGACTAAATGTTTTTGCTCCTGTAAAGTTGAGTTTGGGGCAGAACCAAATACAAACGTATGTCCAGTATGCCTTGCCCTTCCAGGAAGTTTACCGGTTTTAAACAGAAAAGCACTTGAGTATGCTATAAAGGCATCACTTGCCCTGAACTGTAAAGTCCATGAACTTTCAGTTTTTGCGAGGAAAAATTACTTTTATCCTGATCTTCCTAAGGGATACCAGATATCCCAGTATGATAAACCTCTGGCAACAGATGGGTATATAGACATAAAAGTAGATGGTAAAGTTGAAAGAATTAGGATACACAGGCTCCATATGGAAGAGGATGCAGGAAAAACAATCCATTCTGGAAAATACTCCTACGTAGATTTGAACAGAGCAGGAACACCTCTCATGGAGATCGTGTCTGAGCCTGATATAAGGTCTGCTGTTGGAGCAAGACTCTATCTGGAAAAACTGAGAAACATAATGAGATACATAGGTGTATCAGATGCTGATATGGAAAAAGGACAGCTTAGATGTGATGTAAATATATCTTTAAGACCTAAAGGTGAAGAAAAATTCGGAACAAAAGTAGAGATAAAAAATATTAACTCTTTCAGATTCGTCCAGAAAGCTATTGAGTACGAGATAGAAAGACAGGCAAAGCTACTTAAAAAAGGCGAAAAGATTGTACAGGAAACGAGATTATTTGACGAAAAAACAGGAAAAACTTTTACAATGAGAACTAAAGAAGAAGCCCACGACTACAGGTACTTTCCTGATCCAGATCTTATCCCTGTGAGAATAACATCTGCCTACATAGAGGAGATAAAAAACTCTCTGCCTGAACTACCTGACCAGAAAGAGAAAAGATACGTTGAACAGTTAAAGCTTACTGAATACGATGCAGAGGTACTTGTAGCAGATAAAGACAGAGCTGTATTCTTTGAGAAAGCTATAGAGATTTATAATAAAAATCCAAAATCCATAGCAAACTGGATAATAAATGAACTTCTTGGAAAACTCAATGAAGAAGGAATAAATATAACAGATAGCCCAGTTAAACCTGAACACATAGCACAGATTGTAGAGCTTATCGACAGTGGTGCTATATCATCTAAAATAGCGAAAGAGGTTTTTGAAGAAGTATTTAAAACTGGAAAAGAGCCTAAACAGATAGTTGAAGAAAAAGGTCTGAAACAGGTATCAGATGAAGGGGAGATAAGAAAGATAGTAGAGGAAATATTGGTTCAGCATCCTGCAGAGGTAGAAAAATATAAAGCGGGTAATACAAAGCTTATGGGATTTTTTGTAGGACAGGTCATGAAAGCGACAAAAGGAAAAGCAAATCCTAAAGTAGTAAACAAGATACTTTCTCAACTTTTAAATGGATAA